One stretch of Eupeodes corollae chromosome 2, idEupCoro1.1, whole genome shotgun sequence DNA includes these proteins:
- the LOC129948142 gene encoding uncharacterized protein LOC129948142: protein MSWNKEKSQRNFILLLVISIVLAISTICLMIFNLGKSEKDHYFGSFIYIIATLFGTGLGCVWFKIFQSKRIWSHAAIHTIVLILMIFSNREMFILLIDGKANECFRRYSLSLLNVGVYLIQYILSFHLIIFRYGTNPYEKAFRTGLHAFGGVFTFFVSFMDVVVVWRRISWEDMSNFYFPLVLVFYLKFAYAVCLWYILLNPNFDWRRLRVLSKQQSSKTLQKKQSKRSVSRTIGENDQ, encoded by the exons ATGTCTtggaataaagaaaaaagccaAAGAAACTTCATACTTTTATTAGTCATATCAATTGTTCTAGCGATTTCGACAATATGCCTGATGATATTCAACTTGGGCAAGTCAGAAAAAGACCACTATTTTggttcatttatttacattattgCAACTTTATTTGGAACAGGACTAG GTTGCGTTTGGTTTAAAATCTTTCAAAGTAAACGAATTTGGTCACATGCTGCAATTCATACAATAGTTCttattttaatgatattttcgaACAGAGAAATGTTTATTCTTCTGATTGATGGAAAAGCCAATGAATGCTTTCGAAGATACAGTTTAAGTTTGCTAAATGTTGGTGTTTATTTGATACAG tacattttatcatttcatttaataatttttcgataCGGAACGAATCCATATGAAAAAGCTTTCCGAACTGGATTGCATGCTTTTGGAGgagtatttacattttttgtatcattCATGGATGTAGTTGTTGTATGGCGTAGAATAAGTTG GGAAGACATGAGTAATTTCTACTTCCCCCTTGTGTtggtcttttatttaaaatttgcttACGCCGTTTGTCTTTGGTATATACTTCTTAATCCTAATTTCGATTGGAGGCGTTTAAGAGTATTG tCTAAGCAACAAAGCAGTAAAACTTTGCAAAAAAAGCAAAGTAAGCGATCTGTAAGTCGTACTATAGGCGAAAATGATCAATAA